The Mariprofundus ferrinatatus DNA window TCTGTGTGGTTGGCAAGAACAGTTGCGGCAACGTTTCGTTCCACCTGCAGCGCAATATCGATGGCAGCAAAGAAGCCGAGGCCTGCGATGCCGACAATCAGTTTAAGGCCGCTCTCAAGTGGAAAGGAGAATGTGACGGTGTTGAAGATCGTCAGGGAAATGCCGGTAGCAAGGAAGAGTAGAAGTTCCACCCTGAAAGCGGAGCGCACCTGGCTGTTCAGTGGTTTTTTGTTAACAAGGCTGTCCCACAATAGTTTCCCGGCCAGATATTGAACGGCAAACAGAGTGACGATAGGGATAATTACCGAGAACGCTGGCAGCCCTTCGACAAAGGGGCATACCTGGACGCCGTAGATAGGGATTATGACCGCTGCTGCACCATAGTGAATGATTCTTCGCATTGGCCTGATTCCCCAGTTACAGTGCACTGATCTTCTCCGGCCAATTGCATTCGGCGGAGACGGGGCATTGCGGGCATTTCGGCTTGCGCGCTGTGCAGGTGTAGCGGCCATGCAGGATCAGCCAATGATGGGCGTGCTGCATAAACGCTTTCGGAATCACCTTTAACAATCCTTTTTCGACATCGAGTGGCGTTTTGCCAGGAGCCAGCCCTGTGCGGTTACCTACGCGGAAGATATGGGTATCCACCGCCATGGTCGGTTCCCCAAAAAGAACATTGAGTACCACATTGGCAGTCTTGCGGCCGACACCGGGCAGTGCCTCAAGCTCTTTGCGGGTTTTTGGCACTTTTCCATCATGTCTTGAAACCAACATCTGGCAGGTGCCGATCAGGTGCTTTGCCTTGCTGTTATAGAGGCCCAGAGTGGAGATATATTTTTTCAGTTTGGTCTCGCCCAGATCGAGGATCGCCTGCGGGGTGTTGGCGACAGGGTAGAGCTTGGCGGTCGCTTTGTTGACTCCCACATCGGTGGATTGGGCCGAAAGCATGACTGCTGCAAGCAGCTCAAATTCATTACTGTAGTTGAGTTCGGTGACCGGTTCCGGGTCAATGGCCTGCAGCTGTTCAAAAAAGGAGCGCACCTGAGCGGCACTCATGCGTTTGGTCATGTTCAGTTGCTGATCTACTCGTTGACTTCTTTCATGGTCAGGCTCACCTGACGGTCAATGATTTCTCCGGCCGGATTAAGCACCTGCTCAACCAGGAAGATGGTGTCATCGGTGATCTTCTCAATCTTGCCATTGTTCTGGCCGATGTAGTTGCCGCGGCGGACGATATATCCCTTGGTGGTGCTATCCTCCACCATAGCCACATGCTCACCGGCCATTTTGAAGATGGCGACCAGTCGCAAGGTGGCGAGGTCGAACTCCTCGAGTTTTTC harbors:
- the nth gene encoding endonuclease III, with translation MTKRMSAAQVRSFFEQLQAIDPEPVTELNYSNEFELLAAVMLSAQSTDVGVNKATAKLYPVANTPQAILDLGETKLKKYISTLGLYNSKAKHLIGTCQMLVSRHDGKVPKTRKELEALPGVGRKTANVVLNVLFGEPTMAVDTHIFRVGNRTGLAPGKTPLDVEKGLLKVIPKAFMQHAHHWLILHGRYTCTARKPKCPQCPVSAECNWPEKISAL
- a CDS encoding pilus assembly protein PilP, with protein sequence MRLWSGLIVICMTGAFTASAETAAMAEGDAIPDAMSRQVNAPEIDFTNLRDPFSSYLVRMATRGQAALMETQMRLSDRKREKLEEFDLATLRLVAIFKMAGEHVAMVEDSTTKGYIVRRGNYIGQNNGKIEKITDDTIFLVEQVLNPAGEIIDRQVSLTMKEVNE